One part of the Dysidea avara chromosome 10, odDysAvar1.4, whole genome shotgun sequence genome encodes these proteins:
- the LOC136268681 gene encoding uncharacterized protein: MCNKATTPDLPAYVHKSSQTAPIMSITPFRIEQIQDNNKLINFYTGFSTFLELSTCYHFLGAAKAVLSYDPSRVIEDAATSCGKGRGHILSPINECFLTLCRLRQGFPEQDLAVRFQISQPSVSRILVTWINFLYMKFKEVPIWPCRELVDEYMPACFCTMYPKTRCIIDATEIFIQMPSNPTAQQLTFSSYKNHNTLKVLIGITPSGAISFISDLYGGSISDKKIVVKSGFLKLLEPGDSIMADRGFTLEDILLPGVELNIPPMMNETGQLTENERMTTRRIASLRIHVERAMERIKNYQILHRMENNMHNSANQIFYVCAMLTNFLPPLVQ, translated from the coding sequence ATGTGTAATAAAGCCACAACACCAGATTTACCTGCTTACGTTCACAAAAGTTCTCAAACTGCTCCAATCATGAGTATTACTCCGTTCAGGATCGAACAAATCCAGGACAATAACAAGCTCATTAACTTTTATACAGGATTTTCAACATTTCTAGAATTATCAACGTGCTATCACTTTCTTGGAGCTGCAAAAGCTGTTTTGTCATACGACCCTAGCAGAGTCATAGAAGATGCTGCTACCTCATGTggaaaggggcgtggtcatatTCTATCTCCCATAAATGAGTGTTTTTTGACATTATGTCGGCTTAGACAAGGTTTTCCTGAGCAGGATTTGGCAGTCAGGTTCCAAATATCACAGCCTTCGGTTTCGAGGATCCTTGTGACGTGGATTAATTTTCTTTACATGAAATTTAAGGAAGTGCCTATTTGGCCTTGCCGGGAACTTGTAGATGAGTACATGCCAGCTTGCTTCTGTACTATGTACCCTAAAACAAGGTGTATAATAGATGCCACCGAAATATTCATCCAAATGCCATCAAACCCAACTGCCCAGCAGCTTACCTTTTCAAGTTACAAAAACCATAATACTCTAAAGGTACTCATTGGGATAACGCCATCTGGAGCAATTTCTTTCATATCTGATCTGTATGGGGGAAGTATATCAGATAAAAAGATTGTAGTGAAATCAGGGTTTTTAAAGCTGCTAGAACCTGGTGATAGCATAATGGCTGATAGAGGCTTCACATTAGAAGATATTTTACTGCCTGGTGTCGAACTGAATATCCCTCCCATGATGAATGAAACTGGACAACTCACTGAAAATGAAAGAATGACTACAAGAAGAATAGCATCACTTAGAATACACGTCGAGCGTGCCATGGAACGTATCAAGAACTATCAAATACTTCATCGTATGGAAAACAACATGCACAATAGTGCTAACCAAATTTTTTATGTATGTGCTATGTTGACAAATTTTCTTCCGCCCCTTGTACAATAG